A genomic region of Eucalyptus grandis isolate ANBG69807.140 chromosome 5, ASM1654582v1, whole genome shotgun sequence contains the following coding sequences:
- the LOC104437342 gene encoding pentatricopeptide repeat-containing protein At2g34400, whose protein sequence is MNRLKKTAQEEEVALPRTMLKAQVLLTHLAPRQLSLLKSQPVPVHSPKQIHCESLLSILRRCTSTRTVQQVHSQMLASSVDKPNFLLAKLVDLKDVSYASLVFSRIPRPNDYAFNVMIRGLTTTRHDYSLTLHFYYRMKCVGVKPNNFTYPFLFIACANLLELDHGRAAHSSVFKTGLDSDSHTSHSLIMMYAKCRELENARKVFDEITDRDVVSWNSMISGYAKMGFAGDAVELFRKMGEEGFMPDEMTVVSTLTACGDLGNLTFGKWIEGYVLDNGMKLNSYVGSALIDMYGKCGDLTSARRIFDKMVKRDIVTWNAMITGYAQNGMAEEAITLFSTMREVGIDPDKITLLGVLSSCASIGALELGGWVDTYVSHNGLRRDVYIGTALIDMYAKCGSLDNALEVFEDLPQKNEVSWNAMISALAFHGRAKESLALFDHMLKEGGHVYPNDITFVGVLSACVHGGLVTEGRRLFAMMCTSFGLVPKIEHYSCMVDLFSRAGLLYEAWSFIEKMPGKPDEVVLGSLLGACQKRRNADIGERVMQLLLEIEPSNSGNYVISSKLYADVKKWDESARMRILMRQRGITKTPGCSWFEIETQLHEFHAGDGLHHGTVEMYEVLVDEMKREGYIPKADNSEETEDQ, encoded by the exons ATGAATAGGTTAAAGAAAACGGCTCAGGAGGAGGAGGTGGCTCTCCCTCGTACGATGCTCAAAGCACAAGTCCTCCTAACCCACCTTGCTCCCCGCCAACTGAGccttttgaaatcccaaccagTCCCAGTCCATTCGCCGAAGCAGATTCACTGCGAGTCGCTCCTGTCCATCTTGAGAAGATGTACTTCCACGAGGACGGTCCAGCAAGTCCACTCCCAGATGCTCGCGAGCTCCGTCGACAAGCCCAACTTCCTCCTCGCGAAGCTCGTCGACCTCAAGGACGTGTCCTACGCTTCCCTCGTTTTCTCTCGAATCCCTCGACCCAATGACTACGCCTTCAATGTCATGATCCGGGGCTTGACCACAACGCGGCACGACTACTCCCTGACGCTGCACTTCTATTACCGAATGAAATGTGTAGGAGTGAAACCCAATAATTTCACGTACCCATTTCTGTTCATAGCTTGCGCGAATCTTCTCGAGTTGGACCATGGTCGGGCGGCGCATtcttcggtgtttaagactggGTTGGATTCGGACAGTCACACCAGTCACTCGTTGATTATGATGTATGCCAAGTGCCGGGAGCTGGAGAATGCACGCAAGGTGTTTGACGAAATTACCGACAGAGATGTGGTGTCGTGGAACTCGATGATCTCTGGGTATGCGAAAATGGGTTTTGCGGGGGATGCAGTCGAGCTGTTCAGGAAAATGGGGGAGGAAGGCTTCATGCCTGATGAAATGACTGTGGTGAGCACTCTCACAGCGTGTGGAGACTTGGGGAATCTGACATTTGGCAAGTGGATAGAGGGATATGTTCTGGATAACGGGATGAAGTTGAACTCTTACGTGGGATCTGCCTTGATTGATATGTATGGGAAATGTGGGGATTTGACATCAGCGAGGAggatttttgataaaatggttAAGAGGGATATAGTGACTTGGAATGCTATGATCACAGG TTATGCCCAAAATGGGATGGCTGAAGAAGCGATTACACTATTTAGCACGATGAGAGAGGTTGGCATTGATCCGGACAAAATTACATTGCTTGGCGTGTTGTCTTCTTGTGCTTCAATTGGGGCCCTAGAGCTGGGCGGTTGGGTGGACACTTATGTGTCTCATAATGGCTTAAGGCGTGATGTTTACATTGGTACTGCTTTAATTGATATGTACGCTAAGTGTGGAAGTTTAGACAATGCTCTTGAAGTTTTTGAAGACCTGCCTCAGAAAAATGAGGTCTCTTGGAATGCTATGATTTCTGCCCTAGCTTTTCATGGTCGAGCAAAGGAGTCGTTAGCACTATTTGATCACATGTTGAAAGAGGGTGGGCATGTCTACCCAAATGACATCACGTTCGTTGGAGTACTCTCTGCATGTGTGCATGGTGGTCTGGTTACTGAGGGGCGCAGACTATTTGCTATGATGTGCACTTCATTTGGattggtcccaaaaattgagcaTTATTCTTGTATGGTTGATCTATTTTCTCGTGCTGGACTTTTATATGAGGCCTGGAGCTTCATTGAGAAGATGCCTGGAAAGCCAGATGAAGTTGTTCTGGGGTCATTGCTTGGTGCCTGTCAGAAACGGCGAAATGCAGATATTGGTGAGCGGGTGATGCAGCTTCTTCTGGAAATAGAACCTTCGAATTCTGGGAACTATGTTATATCATCAAAACTCTATGCTGATGTGAAAAAGTGGGATGAATCGGCGAGGATGAGAATATTGATGAGACAAAGGGGTATAACTAAGACACCTGGTTGCAGTTGGTTTGAAATTGAGACTCAGCTACATGAATTTCATGCTGGTGATGGTTTGCATCATGGCACAGTGGAGATGTATGAAGTATTGGTGGATGAGATGAAGAGGGAAGGTTACATCCCGAAAGCTGACAATTCCGAAGAAACTGAGGATCAGTAA